One Marinobacter panjinensis DNA segment encodes these proteins:
- a CDS encoding cytochrome C assembly family protein, producing MGTLILAVTSLLLYSIGTALQALSFRGRVHTNIAITTLIGMLALTAHGLLIAQTVHQEGGFDFGFFQSSVLISWLIVFLLLGLNLSKPVQSLFLGVYPIAALTIIMGLITHSSSQLVPQDSYGMLSHIALSVTAYSLFTLAAIQAALLYLQNRQLKHNYNSIMIRNLPPLQTMESLLFEMVWAGVVMLVLAIVTGALFIDDIFAQDLAHKTVFSLLSLAVFLALLIGRYTRGWRGITASRWTLAGCALLMLAFYGSKFVLELVFHRGG from the coding sequence ATGGGAACGCTGATTCTCGCGGTCACTTCATTATTACTATACAGCATCGGTACTGCCCTGCAGGCGCTCAGCTTCAGGGGGCGGGTGCATACCAATATTGCAATAACCACCCTTATCGGCATGCTGGCGCTGACCGCCCATGGCCTGCTGATTGCCCAGACCGTCCACCAGGAAGGCGGATTCGATTTCGGATTCTTCCAGAGTTCGGTGCTCATTTCCTGGCTGATTGTGTTTCTTTTGCTGGGACTTAACCTTAGCAAGCCTGTCCAGAGCCTCTTCCTTGGTGTTTATCCGATCGCGGCGCTGACCATTATCATGGGTCTGATCACCCACTCTTCTTCCCAACTGGTCCCGCAAGACAGCTACGGCATGCTGTCGCACATCGCGCTGTCGGTCACAGCCTACAGCCTGTTCACCCTGGCGGCTATACAGGCAGCCCTGCTGTACCTCCAGAATCGCCAGCTCAAGCACAACTACAACAGCATAATGATCAGAAACCTGCCGCCGTTGCAGACCATGGAATCCCTGCTGTTCGAGATGGTTTGGGCGGGCGTGGTGATGCTGGTGCTGGCCATTGTCACCGGGGCACTGTTCATTGATGATATTTTTGCCCAGGACCTGGCCCACAAGACTGTATTCTCACTTCTGTCCCTGGCTGTCTTCCTGGCATTGCTGATCGGGCGCTACACACGTGGATGGCGCGGCATAACCGCCAGTCGCTGGACTCTCGCCGGTTGTGCCCTGCTTATGCTCGCCTTCTATGGCAGCAAGTTTGTGCTTGAACTGGTCTTCCACCGGGGCGGCTGA
- the ffh gene encoding signal recognition particle protein — MFENLQDRLSGSLRKISGQARLTDDNIKETLREVRMALLEADVALPVVKAFIEGVRQRAIGQEVQRSLSPGQVFVKVVQQELERVMGDGNESLNLAVAPPAVIMMAGLQGAGKTTTVAKLSRFLKERHKKTVMVVSADVYRPAAIRQLETLAGEVGVEFFPSTADQDPVDIANGALDAARKKHIDVVILDTAGRLHVDEQMMGEIGRLHKAVNPVETLFVVDAMTGQDAANTAKAFNDALPLTGVVLTKTDGDARGGAALSVRHITGKPIKFLGVGEKSDALEPFHPDRVASRILGMGDVLSLIEEAERKIDQKKAEKLTKKIKKGKSFDLEDFRDQLQQMKNMGGIGGLMDKLPGMGQMAQMAQQQVNDKSMGQMEAIICSMTPKERRYPDVINNSRKRRIAGGSGTQIQDVNRLLKQHKQMQKMMKKFGKKGGMANMMRGLGGMMPPGGGGGGMPPRGRM, encoded by the coding sequence ATGTTTGAAAACCTCCAGGACCGACTTTCCGGCAGTCTGCGCAAGATTTCAGGTCAGGCGCGGCTGACCGACGACAACATAAAGGAAACGCTGCGTGAAGTTCGCATGGCGCTTTTGGAGGCAGACGTTGCCCTGCCAGTGGTCAAGGCATTTATAGAGGGCGTGCGTCAGCGGGCCATTGGCCAGGAAGTCCAGCGTAGCCTGAGCCCGGGGCAGGTATTCGTGAAGGTGGTCCAGCAGGAGCTGGAGCGCGTGATGGGGGACGGCAATGAGTCTCTCAATCTGGCGGTAGCGCCCCCGGCGGTGATCATGATGGCCGGTTTGCAGGGTGCTGGTAAAACCACCACCGTTGCCAAGCTTTCGCGGTTCCTGAAGGAGCGGCACAAGAAAACCGTGATGGTGGTGAGCGCCGACGTATATCGGCCCGCGGCAATACGCCAGCTGGAAACCCTGGCAGGGGAAGTCGGGGTCGAGTTTTTCCCCAGCACTGCGGACCAAGACCCGGTCGATATCGCCAATGGTGCGTTGGATGCCGCCCGCAAGAAGCATATCGATGTGGTGATCCTGGATACCGCCGGCCGCCTCCACGTCGACGAGCAGATGATGGGCGAGATAGGGCGGCTGCACAAAGCGGTAAACCCTGTCGAGACCCTGTTCGTGGTGGATGCCATGACCGGTCAGGACGCGGCCAACACCGCCAAGGCCTTCAACGATGCGCTGCCGCTGACGGGTGTGGTTCTCACCAAGACCGATGGCGACGCCCGTGGCGGCGCCGCGCTGTCAGTGCGCCACATTACCGGCAAGCCCATCAAGTTCCTCGGTGTGGGGGAGAAGTCGGACGCCCTGGAGCCCTTCCATCCGGATCGGGTGGCGTCCAGGATCCTCGGTATGGGGGATGTGCTCTCCCTGATAGAGGAAGCCGAGCGCAAGATTGACCAGAAGAAAGCTGAAAAACTGACGAAGAAGATCAAGAAGGGCAAGAGCTTTGACCTGGAAGACTTCCGCGACCAGTTGCAGCAGATGAAAAATATGGGCGGTATCGGTGGCCTGATGGATAAGCTGCCGGGTATGGGGCAGATGGCGCAAATGGCCCAGCAACAGGTGAATGACAAGTCCATGGGACAGATGGAAGCCATTATCTGCTCAATGACCCCCAAGGAGCGCCGCTATCCGGATGTCATCAACAATTCCCGCAAGCGCCGCATAGCAGGCGGCTCCGGTACCCAGATCCAGGACGTCAACCGGCTGCTGAAACAGCACAAGCAAATGCAGAAAATGATGAAGAAATTTGGCAAGAAAGGCGGAATGGCTAACATGATGCGGGGTCTTGGCGGTATGATGCCGCCGGGCGGAGGCGGTGGCGGAATGCCACCCCGTGGACGTATGTAG
- the rpsP gene encoding 30S ribosomal protein S16 — MVIIRLARGGSKKRPFYHLTVTDSRKSRDGRFIERVGFFNPVARGQEERLRIDRDRIEHWLGQGAQTSERVAQLLKGAAAE; from the coding sequence ATGGTAATAATCCGTTTGGCTCGTGGCGGCTCCAAGAAGCGCCCGTTCTACCATCTGACAGTGACAGACAGCCGCAAATCCCGCGACGGTCGTTTTATCGAGCGCGTTGGTTTCTTTAACCCGGTCGCTCGCGGTCAGGAAGAGCGTCTGCGTATTGATCGCGACCGCATTGAGCATTGGCTGGGCCAGGGCGCTCAGACCAGCGAGCGTGTTGCCCAGTTGCTGAAAGGCGCTGCGGCAGAGTAA
- the rimM gene encoding ribosome maturation factor RimM (Essential for efficient processing of 16S rRNA) — MAQHSQETVIGQITSVFGVKGWLKVHSYTDPREGILNYRDWTLVHNGKRIPAKLEEGRRQGQGIVVRLKGIDDREMARSYCGADVIVPTEELPELPEGEYYWYQLEGLDVFTTEDECLGRVHHLIETGSNDVLVVRATDASIDQRERLIPYRPDHVVRNVDLAASRMVVDWDPEF, encoded by the coding sequence ATGGCTCAGCATTCGCAGGAAACTGTGATTGGTCAGATTACCTCGGTGTTTGGGGTTAAAGGGTGGCTTAAAGTCCACTCTTACACGGACCCCAGAGAAGGGATACTGAACTACCGTGACTGGACTCTGGTCCACAACGGCAAGCGTATCCCTGCAAAGCTTGAGGAAGGTCGCCGGCAGGGCCAGGGGATCGTTGTCAGGCTGAAAGGCATTGATGATCGTGAAATGGCTCGCAGTTACTGTGGCGCCGACGTTATTGTGCCCACCGAAGAGTTGCCAGAGCTGCCCGAAGGGGAATACTACTGGTATCAGCTGGAAGGGCTTGACGTGTTCACGACTGAGGATGAGTGCCTCGGCAGGGTGCATCATCTGATAGAAACAGGCTCCAACGATGTCCTGGTGGTGAGGGCTACTGATGCCTCCATCGACCAGCGTGAGCGGCTGATTCCCTACCGTCCGGACCACGTTGTCCGGAATGTGGATCTGGCCGCTTCGCGTATGGTAGTCGACTGGGATCCGGAGTTCTGA
- the trmD gene encoding tRNA (guanosine(37)-N1)-methyltransferase TrmD gives MWIGAVSLFPEMFAAVTEYGITGRAVRDGLLTFSAWNPREFTHDRHRTVDDRPYGGGPGMLMKIQPLRDAIHAARASAPGKPCVVYLSPQGEPMDQSMVESLAAEQNLILVAGRYEGVDERLISAEVDREVSLGDFVLSGGELAAMAVIDAVTRLIPGALGHAQSAEQDSFADGLLDCPHYTRPEVYEGQAVPEVLLGGHHDQIRRWRLKQSLRRTRERRPDLLEKRVFTDEERELLEEILNEPGASESSGH, from the coding sequence GTGTGGATTGGCGCAGTCAGTCTGTTCCCGGAGATGTTCGCTGCGGTGACCGAGTACGGGATTACCGGCAGGGCGGTCAGAGATGGTTTGCTGACCTTCAGTGCCTGGAATCCCCGGGAATTTACCCACGATCGTCACCGCACTGTTGACGACCGGCCTTATGGTGGTGGTCCGGGCATGCTGATGAAAATTCAGCCGCTACGGGATGCCATACACGCGGCACGGGCGTCGGCACCCGGCAAGCCCTGCGTGGTTTATCTGTCTCCCCAGGGGGAGCCGATGGACCAGAGCATGGTTGAGTCACTGGCGGCAGAACAGAACCTCATTCTGGTAGCCGGGCGGTACGAGGGTGTTGATGAACGCCTGATATCGGCCGAAGTCGACCGGGAGGTGTCACTGGGAGATTTCGTGCTCTCCGGTGGCGAACTGGCAGCCATGGCTGTTATTGATGCGGTTACGCGCCTCATCCCCGGAGCGCTGGGTCATGCGCAGTCGGCAGAGCAGGATTCCTTTGCTGACGGTTTGCTGGATTGTCCGCACTACACCCGGCCTGAGGTTTACGAAGGTCAGGCGGTGCCGGAGGTTTTATTGGGCGGTCACCATGATCAGATCCGGCGTTGGCGGCTCAAGCAGTCGCTGAGGCGAACCCGGGAGCGACGCCCCGACCTGCTGGAAAAGCGGGTGTTTACGGACGAAGAGCGTGAGCTGCTGGAAGAGATTTTGAACGAACCGGGTGCCTCTGAATCATCAGGGCATTAA
- the rplS gene encoding 50S ribosomal protein L19, whose product MSGKNNIISQIESEQMTKEIPAFAPGDTVVIQVRVTEGNRERLQAFEGVVIGKRNRGMNSSFTVRKISYGVGVERTFQTFSKLIDSISVKRRGDVRQAKLYYLRDLSGKAARIKEKLG is encoded by the coding sequence ATGAGCGGTAAGAACAACATCATCAGTCAGATTGAATCAGAGCAGATGACCAAGGAAATCCCTGCCTTTGCGCCGGGTGACACCGTGGTTATCCAGGTGCGTGTAACTGAAGGCAACCGCGAGCGTCTGCAGGCGTTTGAAGGCGTTGTCATTGGCAAGCGCAACCGTGGCATGAACTCTTCCTTCACTGTACGGAAAATTTCCTACGGCGTTGGCGTTGAGCGTACCTTCCAGACCTTCTCCAAGCTGATCGACAGCATCAGCGTGAAGCGTCGCGGCGACGTTCGCCAGGCCAAGCTTTACTACCTGCGCGACCTGTCTGGCAAGGCAGCTCGTATCAAGGAAAAGCTGGGCTGA
- the xerD gene encoding site-specific tyrosine recombinase XerD, whose amino-acid sequence MSRKTNSRAELRPPDEAIIVRFTDAVWLEDGLGEKTRQAYRSDLERLAVWLQEQPGKPLLADVRRTDLLAWIARGLADGFKTSTAARRLSGLRRFYRYLLREGLISEDPTLRIDSPRLPRRLPDSLSEDDVDNLLSEPDPEVPIELRDKAMMEILYGCGLRVSELVELTVDEVNLRQGVVRIVGKGNKERLVPLGEEAIDWLVRYMKEGRGELLRGRPSNALFPGNRPVAMTRQTFWHRIKHYALRAGIHKHLSPHTLRHAFATHLLNNGADLRVVQMLLGHSDLSTTQIYTHVARQRLQSLHQSHHPRG is encoded by the coding sequence ATGAGCCGGAAGACCAACTCCAGAGCTGAATTGCGTCCCCCCGATGAAGCAATCATTGTGCGCTTCACAGATGCCGTCTGGCTTGAGGACGGGCTGGGTGAGAAAACCCGCCAGGCTTACCGCAGCGATCTCGAACGCCTGGCGGTATGGCTGCAGGAGCAGCCGGGAAAACCATTGTTGGCAGACGTGCGCCGTACCGATTTGCTGGCCTGGATCGCCCGGGGGTTGGCCGATGGCTTCAAGACGTCCACCGCAGCACGTCGCCTGTCCGGTTTGCGGCGTTTCTATCGCTACCTTTTGCGTGAAGGGTTGATCTCAGAGGATCCGACATTACGCATTGACAGCCCCAGGCTCCCGCGACGCCTGCCGGATTCCCTGTCGGAGGACGATGTGGACAATCTGCTGTCGGAACCCGACCCGGAGGTGCCCATCGAGCTTCGCGACAAGGCAATGATGGAAATTCTGTATGGCTGCGGTTTGCGGGTGTCGGAACTGGTGGAGTTGACCGTGGACGAGGTGAATCTGCGTCAGGGTGTGGTCAGGATAGTGGGCAAGGGAAACAAGGAGCGGCTGGTGCCCCTGGGGGAGGAGGCCATTGACTGGCTGGTGCGGTACATGAAGGAAGGGCGGGGTGAACTTCTCAGGGGGCGGCCAAGTAATGCGCTGTTTCCCGGAAACCGGCCGGTCGCCATGACACGGCAGACGTTCTGGCATCGGATAAAGCACTATGCCCTACGGGCAGGCATCCACAAGCATCTTTCCCCACACACCCTGCGGCATGCCTTTGCCACCCATTTGCTGAATAATGGCGCAGACCTGCGGGTAGTGCAGATGCTGCTGGGGCATTCGGATCTTTCCACCACACAGATATACACCCATGTGGCGCGACAGCGATTGCAGTCCCTGCATCAGTCCCATCATCCCAGGGGCTAG
- a CDS encoding DsbC family protein, producing the protein MLIKSLFKSCLLFVTATLVMAGASTLQAGEVEDKITEKLTAAVPGLKISEVRKSEAKGLYEVYSNNGDTIFTTADGQYLLTGDLLKITSTGIANVSEQGRASQRARTMDDFGGKGVISYAAKGTEKASIAVFTDIDCPYCRKMHDEVPQLNDMGITVHYYGFPRSGPNTPSFRKYISVWCSDDQQAAMDAAKQGRPVEEQSCDNPVREQFQLGGRVGVTGTPAIVLEDGNMVRGYVPAQKLAEGLGLL; encoded by the coding sequence ATGTTGATCAAGAGCCTGTTCAAGTCCTGCCTGCTGTTCGTTACCGCTACCCTGGTCATGGCCGGAGCATCAACCCTTCAGGCGGGTGAAGTAGAGGACAAGATTACCGAAAAACTGACGGCAGCTGTTCCTGGCCTGAAAATCTCCGAGGTTCGCAAGTCCGAAGCCAAGGGCCTGTACGAGGTTTACAGTAATAACGGGGACACCATCTTCACCACTGCCGACGGCCAGTACCTCCTTACCGGAGACCTCCTGAAGATTACCAGTACTGGTATCGCCAATGTCTCGGAACAGGGAAGGGCATCGCAACGGGCCCGGACAATGGACGATTTTGGTGGCAAGGGGGTGATCAGCTATGCCGCCAAGGGCACGGAGAAGGCCTCCATTGCCGTGTTTACCGATATTGATTGCCCCTACTGCCGTAAGATGCATGACGAAGTGCCACAGCTGAATGACATGGGCATTACCGTTCACTACTACGGTTTTCCCCGTTCCGGGCCCAACACACCCTCATTCCGCAAGTACATTTCTGTCTGGTGTTCCGATGACCAGCAGGCAGCCATGGATGCCGCCAAACAGGGCCGCCCTGTAGAAGAGCAGAGCTGTGACAATCCGGTCAGGGAGCAATTCCAGTTGGGCGGTCGCGTTGGTGTGACCGGCACCCCGGCGATCGTGCTGGAAGACGGTAACATGGTGCGTGGTTACGTGCCGGCCCAAAAACTGGCTGAAGGCCTCGGGCTGCTCTGA
- a CDS encoding homoserine dehydrogenase encodes MKDVNVGICGLGTVGGGTYNVLTRNASLITGRTGFNIRIARVATRTPRSDIDLGDIPFSTDVFDVVNDPSVDIVVELIGGYETARELVLAAIKNGKHVVTANKALIAVHGNEIFEAAAKKNVIVAYEAGVAGGIPVIKAVREGMAANRVDWIAGIINGTGNYILTEMRAGREFAEVLKEAQDLGYAEADPTFDVEGIDAAHKLTILASAGFGVPLQFEKAYTEGISEITPYDIAHAEVLGYRIKHLGIARRRDEGIELRVHPTLVPRSHLIAQVDGVLNAVLVDGDAVGQTMYYGPGAGDEATASAVIADIIDAARSVAAESNQRVPYLGFSPSAMEDLPVLPMEDVQSAYYLRIQALDRPGVLAKVASILSEHGINIESIMQKESELKDGRIPVIILTHTVQERQINRAIEELEALSDIDGKVIRIRAENFN; translated from the coding sequence TTGAAAGACGTCAATGTCGGAATCTGCGGACTGGGAACAGTCGGTGGTGGTACGTACAACGTACTGACCCGGAACGCCAGCCTGATCACGGGCAGGACAGGTTTCAATATCCGGATTGCCAGGGTGGCGACACGCACACCCCGCAGTGATATTGATCTGGGTGATATCCCTTTCAGCACCGACGTGTTCGACGTGGTGAATGACCCGTCCGTGGATATTGTGGTGGAACTGATTGGCGGCTACGAGACTGCGCGGGAGCTGGTGCTGGCAGCCATCAAGAATGGCAAGCACGTAGTAACTGCGAACAAGGCCCTGATTGCGGTTCACGGCAATGAAATCTTTGAGGCTGCTGCGAAGAAAAACGTGATCGTTGCCTACGAAGCGGGTGTCGCCGGTGGTATTCCGGTCATCAAGGCCGTTCGTGAGGGCATGGCGGCCAATCGGGTCGACTGGATTGCCGGCATCATCAACGGTACCGGTAACTATATCCTGACTGAAATGCGTGCCGGCCGTGAATTCGCTGAGGTGCTCAAAGAGGCCCAGGATCTGGGTTATGCCGAGGCTGATCCCACCTTTGACGTTGAAGGTATCGACGCCGCTCACAAGCTGACCATCCTGGCCTCGGCTGGTTTCGGTGTACCGCTTCAGTTTGAGAAGGCCTATACCGAAGGGATTTCCGAGATTACCCCTTACGATATCGCCCATGCCGAGGTTCTGGGGTATCGCATCAAGCATCTGGGCATTGCCCGCCGTCGCGATGAAGGCATCGAGCTGCGCGTTCATCCCACGCTGGTTCCCCGTAGCCACCTCATTGCCCAGGTTGATGGTGTACTGAATGCAGTGCTGGTGGATGGCGACGCCGTCGGCCAGACCATGTATTACGGCCCGGGTGCGGGCGACGAGGCCACAGCCTCTGCGGTGATCGCCGATATCATCGATGCCGCCCGTTCCGTCGCCGCTGAAAGCAACCAGCGTGTGCCCTACCTCGGCTTTTCGCCGTCGGCGATGGAAGATCTTCCGGTGCTGCCCATGGAGGATGTCCAGTCTGCCTATTACCTGCGTATCCAGGCGCTGGACCGCCCCGGCGTGCTGGCGAAAGTGGCGTCTATCTTGAGCGAGCACGGCATCAATATCGAGTCCATCATGCAGAAGGAATCGGAGCTGAAGGATGGCCGCATTCCGGTGATTATCCTCACCCACACGGTTCAGGAGCGCCAGATCAACCGCGCCATTGAAGAACTGGAAGCTCTCAGCGATATCGACGGAAAAGTCATTCGCATCCGTGCCGAAAACTTTAACTGA
- the thrC gene encoding threonine synthase, giving the protein MRYISTRGEAPALGFEDVLLTGLATDGGLYVPESLPHFSLEEIRSWRGLSYSELAFKVMHPFVDDAIPAEDFRRMLDETYGDAFAHKAVAPLVQLDSNEWVMELFRGPTLAFKDFALQLLGRLLDYVLEKRQQHVVIMGATSGDTGSAAIEGCRRCKHVDIFILHPHERVSEVQRRQMTTVKGDNIHNIAVRGNFDDCQRMVKASFGDQSFLGGKTQLAAVNSINWARIMAQIVYYFHASLALGGPDRSMAFSVPTGNFGDIFAGYLAKKMGLPISQLVIATNRNDILHRFMSGNRYEQLKLEHTLSPSMDIMVSSNFERLLFDLHGRDGIAVKELLENASRGPVSIEDYRWKHARKVFDSDAVDDEGTTDTIREIFEQNEYLLDPHTAIGVRAARNCRRDPAIPMITLGTAHPAKFPDAVLRSGVKAEPALPVHMADLFEREEQYTVLDNDLPAVQDFIAKHWKNT; this is encoded by the coding sequence GTGAGATACATCAGTACACGGGGCGAAGCTCCCGCCCTGGGTTTTGAAGATGTCCTGCTGACAGGCCTGGCCACCGACGGTGGCCTTTATGTCCCGGAATCCCTGCCCCATTTCAGCCTGGAAGAAATCCGCAGCTGGCGCGGGCTTTCCTACAGCGAGCTGGCCTTCAAGGTGATGCATCCGTTCGTGGATGATGCCATTCCGGCAGAGGATTTCCGCAGGATGCTGGACGAAACCTACGGTGACGCATTTGCCCACAAGGCGGTCGCGCCACTGGTTCAGCTGGACAGCAATGAATGGGTCATGGAACTGTTCCGTGGCCCTACCCTGGCGTTCAAGGATTTCGCTCTGCAGCTACTGGGGCGCCTGCTGGACTATGTGCTGGAGAAGCGACAGCAGCACGTGGTGATCATGGGGGCGACGTCTGGCGATACCGGTTCCGCCGCCATTGAAGGGTGCCGTCGCTGCAAGCATGTGGACATATTTATCCTGCATCCCCACGAGCGTGTCTCCGAGGTGCAGCGCCGCCAGATGACCACTGTGAAGGGTGATAACATCCACAATATTGCGGTGCGCGGCAACTTTGATGACTGCCAGCGCATGGTCAAGGCAAGCTTTGGCGACCAGTCGTTCCTGGGCGGCAAAACCCAGCTTGCGGCGGTGAATTCCATCAACTGGGCTCGCATCATGGCCCAGATTGTCTACTACTTTCATGCCTCCCTGGCCCTCGGTGGTCCGGATCGCAGTATGGCGTTTTCCGTGCCCACCGGTAACTTTGGCGATATCTTTGCCGGTTACCTGGCCAAAAAAATGGGCCTGCCCATCTCCCAGCTGGTGATCGCCACCAACCGCAACGATATCCTGCACCGTTTCATGAGTGGCAACCGGTACGAGCAGCTCAAGCTTGAGCATACCCTGTCGCCGAGCATGGACATCATGGTATCCAGCAACTTCGAGCGTCTGTTGTTTGACCTGCACGGACGCGATGGAATCGCTGTGAAAGAGCTGTTGGAAAATGCTTCCAGGGGGCCGGTCAGCATTGAAGACTACCGCTGGAAGCATGCCCGCAAGGTGTTTGATAGCGACGCGGTCGACGATGAAGGCACCACGGACACCATCCGTGAAATCTTCGAGCAGAATGAATACCTGCTGGATCCGCATACCGCCATCGGCGTTCGCGCAGCCCGCAACTGCCGTCGCGACCCGGCCATTCCCATGATCACCCTGGGCACCGCTCATCCGGCCAAGTTCCCGGATGCCGTGTTGCGCTCTGGCGTCAAGGCGGAGCCGGCGTTGCCGGTGCACATGGCGGACCTGTTCGAGCGGGAAGAGCAATACACCGTGCTGGATAATGACCTGCCTGCTGTGCAGGACTTCATCGCCAAACACTGGAAGAATACCTGA
- the recJ gene encoding single-stranded-DNA-specific exonuclease RecJ has translation MTPKKILRRPSPETTPDWGQNLPPLLRRLYAARGVISDEQLSYTLKHLASPMDLRGIDRAVALLTEAITSQQRVLVLGDFDADGATSTAVAMLGLGMLGLNDIDFRVPSRFSDGYGLTPGIIHRLQEEGSLPDLMITVDNGISAVEGVQAARDLGIKVVVTDHHLAGETLPDADAIVNPNQPGCPFLSKNAAGVGVMFYVLTALRKHLREQGLLPDPQPNLGNLLDLVALGTVADVVPLDHNNRIFVEQGLRRIRQGEARPGILALLEVAGRDHSEISSTDLGFVVGPRLNAAGRLDDMSVGIACLLADSRDEAQRLARELDTFNRERRTIEKDMKTQAQDLLASMSLDIEGLPWGLALFDTDWHQGVIGILAARIREQTHRPTIAFAPDDNGEDIKGSARSIPGLHIRDVLAVVDARHPGMMKKYGGHAMAAGMTLSRNDLDAFSEAFDRAVRDTLRAEDLEAAITTDGPLNPDELHLETATLLKRAGPWGQHFPEPLFDGNFRVVSQRIVGENHLKLVLQPEEGGAIIDGIAFNTGPEVPDYTRTGARVVYKPDANTFRGRTNLQLLVDYLEPLV, from the coding sequence ATGACACCAAAAAAGATCCTGCGTCGCCCCAGCCCGGAAACCACGCCGGACTGGGGTCAGAATCTGCCCCCACTGCTCCGCCGCCTCTACGCCGCCCGGGGCGTAATTTCTGATGAACAGCTCAGTTATACCCTGAAGCACCTGGCCTCACCCATGGACCTCCGGGGAATCGACCGCGCTGTCGCTCTGCTGACTGAGGCAATTACCAGCCAGCAACGGGTACTGGTTCTGGGCGACTTTGACGCCGATGGTGCCACCAGCACGGCGGTGGCCATGCTGGGCTTGGGCATGCTGGGGTTGAACGACATCGATTTCCGCGTGCCCAGCCGCTTTTCCGATGGTTATGGCCTGACGCCCGGTATAATCCACCGGCTACAGGAAGAGGGCTCCCTGCCGGACCTGATGATTACCGTGGACAACGGCATCTCTGCGGTTGAGGGTGTCCAGGCAGCCCGGGATCTGGGCATAAAGGTGGTGGTGACCGACCACCACCTGGCCGGCGAAACCCTTCCCGATGCCGACGCCATCGTGAACCCCAACCAGCCCGGATGCCCCTTCCTGAGCAAGAACGCGGCGGGTGTGGGTGTGATGTTCTACGTGCTGACAGCCTTGCGCAAACATCTCCGGGAGCAGGGCCTCCTGCCAGATCCGCAGCCCAATCTTGGCAACCTGTTGGATCTGGTTGCCCTCGGCACTGTGGCGGACGTGGTACCGCTGGATCACAACAACCGCATTTTCGTCGAACAGGGCCTGCGCCGAATTCGCCAGGGCGAAGCCCGTCCGGGTATTTTGGCGTTGCTGGAGGTGGCAGGTCGCGACCACAGCGAAATCAGCTCCACCGACCTTGGGTTTGTGGTCGGCCCAAGGCTTAATGCCGCCGGTCGCCTCGATGACATGAGCGTGGGCATCGCCTGCCTGCTGGCCGACAGCCGCGACGAGGCCCAACGGCTTGCCCGGGAGCTGGACACCTTTAACCGCGAACGGCGCACCATCGAAAAAGACATGAAAACCCAGGCCCAGGACCTGCTGGCGTCCATGTCGCTGGATATTGAAGGTTTACCCTGGGGGCTGGCCCTGTTCGACACCGACTGGCACCAGGGCGTGATCGGCATACTGGCCGCCCGCATCCGCGAGCAGACCCATCGCCCGACCATTGCTTTTGCGCCGGACGACAACGGCGAAGACATCAAAGGCTCCGCCCGCTCCATTCCCGGTTTGCATATCCGCGATGTGCTTGCAGTGGTTGACGCCCGCCACCCAGGCATGATGAAAAAATACGGTGGCCACGCCATGGCGGCCGGCATGACCCTGTCCCGCAATGACCTTGACGCCTTCAGCGAGGCATTCGACAGGGCCGTGCGCGATACGCTGCGAGCGGAAGACCTGGAAGCTGCCATCACCACCGACGGCCCCCTGAACCCGGACGAACTACACTTGGAAACCGCCACACTGTTGAAGCGGGCCGGCCCGTGGGGTCAGCATTTCCCGGAGCCGCTGTTCGACGGCAACTTCCGCGTGGTCAGCCAGCGTATTGTTGGCGAGAACCACCTGAAACTGGTTCTACAGCCGGAAGAGGGTGGCGCCATCATCGACGGCATCGCCTTCAACACCGGGCCGGAAGTGCCGGACTACACCCGGACCGGGGCCCGGGTGGTGTACAAGCCTGACGCCAATACCTTTCGCGGGCGTACCAACTTGCAGCTTCTGGTGGATTATCTGGAGCCGTTGGTCTGA